In Actinomycetota bacterium, a single window of DNA contains:
- a CDS encoding MFS transporter encodes MTAGSGAGTPGEASRSPRLAILLAMAMFVLVVDTSLMNVSIAAVVRDLGTTTSGVQSAIALEALVSAAFILIGSKVGDLIGRKRAYVLGLLGYAVGALAMALAQGLTAIIVFWAIVGGIGASLLLPSMQSLIHGNFEGPAQKKAYALVGAAAAIAAAVGPLLGGFLTTYLSWRVGFLLEVLIIAVVLSGIRLVRDVPYTGPRQVDAVGSVLSVLGMGGIVLSILVWQEGGEAVGGLLVVGAVALAALIWWLLRRKRQGRATLLDPDLFRSHPFRFGITEQMLQQIALGGTMIALPIYLQMVLEYNAMLAGLSLAPLSLSMFGIALLAGKRAGKRRPSSIIRMGFALLTAGMAVLIPIVPRAESGWYLFIPLAIVGSGLGLLVSQLNNYTLAPISEERVSEAAGVNSAAGSFGLSFGLAFAGAIMLAALSVNFTNLAQGSTVLPPEDKQRVAQALEDDAQVLSNTQLEELLAAQPEEIQDEIIRINTDARPLALQIALLVPLLAGIVGLFNSFRMMRLPDPTPSGSVEGMALG; translated from the coding sequence ATGACCGCAGGATCGGGTGCCGGCACCCCTGGGGAGGCGTCACGCAGTCCGCGGCTCGCGATCCTGCTGGCGATGGCGATGTTCGTGCTCGTCGTCGACACCTCGCTGATGAACGTGTCGATCGCGGCCGTGGTCCGGGACCTCGGCACGACCACCAGCGGCGTCCAGTCCGCGATCGCGCTCGAGGCCCTGGTGTCGGCCGCCTTCATCCTCATCGGCAGCAAGGTCGGCGACCTCATCGGGCGCAAGCGGGCCTATGTGCTGGGGCTGCTCGGCTACGCCGTCGGCGCCCTGGCCATGGCCCTGGCCCAGGGCCTGACCGCGATCATCGTCTTCTGGGCCATCGTGGGCGGGATCGGCGCGTCGCTGCTGCTGCCCTCCATGCAGTCCCTCATCCACGGCAACTTCGAGGGGCCGGCCCAGAAGAAGGCCTACGCCCTGGTCGGGGCCGCGGCCGCCATCGCCGCCGCGGTCGGGCCGCTGCTGGGAGGGTTCCTCACGACCTACCTGTCGTGGCGCGTCGGCTTCCTGCTCGAGGTCCTGATCATCGCGGTCGTGCTGTCGGGCATCAGGCTCGTCCGCGACGTGCCGTACACCGGGCCGCGGCAGGTCGACGCGGTCGGTTCCGTCCTCTCGGTGCTGGGCATGGGCGGCATCGTGCTCAGCATCCTGGTCTGGCAGGAAGGCGGCGAGGCCGTCGGCGGGCTCCTGGTGGTCGGCGCCGTCGCCCTGGCGGCGCTGATCTGGTGGCTGCTGCGGCGCAAGCGGCAGGGGAGGGCGACCCTGCTCGACCCCGACCTGTTCAGGTCCCACCCCTTCCGCTTCGGGATCACCGAGCAGATGCTCCAGCAGATCGCCCTCGGCGGCACGATGATCGCGCTGCCCATCTACCTGCAGATGGTGCTGGAGTACAACGCGATGCTGGCCGGGTTGTCGCTGGCCCCGCTCTCGCTCAGCATGTTCGGCATCGCCCTCCTGGCCGGGAAGCGGGCCGGGAAGCGCCGGCCGAGCAGCATCATCCGGATGGGGTTCGCGCTGCTCACGGCCGGGATGGCGGTGCTGATCCCGATCGTGCCCAGGGCGGAGTCCGGTTGGTACCTCTTCATCCCCCTGGCGATCGTCGGTTCGGGGCTGGGGCTGCTGGTGTCCCAGCTCAACAACTACACCCTGGCCCCGATCTCGGAGGAGCGGGTCAGCGAGGCCGCCGGCGTGAACTCGGCGGCGGGGTCGTTCGGGCTGTCGTTCGGGCTGGCCTTCGCCGGTGCCATCATGCTCGCGGCGCTCTCGGTCAACTTCACCAACCTGGCCCAGGGCAGCACCGTCCTTCCCCCGGAGGACAAGCAGCGCGTCGCGCAGGCCCTTGAGGACGACGCCCAGGTGCTGAGCAACACCCAGCTCGAGGAGCTGCTCGCCGCCCAGCCCGAGGAGATCCAGGACGAGATCATCCGCATCAACACCGACGCCCGACCGCTCGCCCTGCAGATCGCCCTGCTCGTCCCGCTCCTGGCCGGCATCGTCGGGCTGTTCAACTCGTTCCGCATGATGCGCCTGCCCGACCCCACCCCGTCGGGTTCGGTCGAAGGGATGGCCCTGGGCTGA